CGGTGATGGTGATTCCCTTCATCGCCTCGGTGGCGCGAGAGATCCTGAAGGCGGTGCCCGTTACCCAACGGGAGGCCGCCTATGCGCTCGGGGCCACACGCTGGGAGGCGATCCGGATGGCCCTCTACTATGGGCGCACCGGGATCATGGGTGCTGTCATGCTCGGGTTGGGACGGGCCTTGGGCGAGACTATGGCCGTGACCATGGTCATCGGTAACAATCCCCAGGTGTCCTCGTCTCTCTTCGCCCCCCAGTACACCATGGCGGCCGTGATCGCCAACGAGTTCACGGAGGCAGCGGGGGAGCTCTATCTCAGCGCCCTGGTCGAGATAGGGCTCGTGCTCTTCACCATCACCATCATCATCAACATCCTCTCTCAGCTCCTGATCTGGAGCGTCAGCGACCAGCGCGTGCCCCGGCGAGTCGTGCTCAAGCCGAAGCCGGCACTGGCGGCCTGAGCCCATGGCCATCCAGATCACAGCTCACGATCGGCGACGCAAGGTCCTCTCTCGTCTGGTGGAGGTCGCCTGCGCAGGGTCGGTGCTAGCCGCCCTCACCCCCCTCGCCCTCGTGCTTTACTTCGTGCTCAGCCAGGGCCTCCCCGCCCTCAGTCTTGGTTTTTTCACCAACATGCCCAAACCCGTGGGCGAGCCCGGCGGGGGAATGGCCAACGCGATGATCGGCACCCTGATCCTGCTTGGCCTGGCCGGGGCGCTCGCGGTGCCGGTGGGGATCGCGTGCGCTGTCTATCTAGCGGAGTACCCGAAGCGGCGTCTTGCCCAGGCGGCTACTTTCGCGGCTGACATCCTGAACGGTGTTCCCTCGATCGTGATTGGCATCTTCGCTTATGTGATTGCGGTCCTTCCCTTTCGGCGCTTCTCCGCCCTGGCCGGCGGGTTCGCTCTGGGTGTGATGATGATCCCGATCGTGGTCCGCACGACGGAGGAGCTGCTCGCTCTGGTGCCCCCGAGCCTGCGGGAGGGTGCGCTGGCCCTGGGGGCGACGCGTGGGCGGGCGACCTGGAGCGTGATCCTGCCCGCGGCCCTTCCCGGCATCGTGACCGGGGTCCTGGTGGCGCTTGCCCGCGTGGCCGGCGAGACCGCCCCCCTCCTCTTTACGTCCTTCAACAACCAGTTCTGGTCCGTCCGGCTGGACAAGCCGATCGCCTCCCTCACCGTGCAGATCTTCACCTATGCCATCGCTCCTTACGAAGATTGGCATCGTCAGGCCTGGGCGGGGGCCGCCGTGCTCATCGGGGCGATGCTGGTCTTCTCGGTGCTGGCGCGGACGGTGACGCGCCGGCTGGAAAGGATGCACCGGCCTTGAGTCCACCAGAGGTGTCCATGTCCTCCGACGCTCCCGCCACCGCGGAGACGGGGATCCGGATCAGGACGGAAGTGAAGACCACCAGTGCCCCTGCCCCCGAGGCGTCGGTCGCGATCGAGATTCAGGGGGTAGGGATCGCGTACGGGGACAACCAAGTGGTCCACGACGTGACCATGGACATCTCCGAGCGGCAGGTCACCGCCTTCATCGGCCCCTCCGGCTGCGGGAAGTCGACCCTTCTCCGCTGCCTGAACCGGATGAACGATCTCATCGACAGCGCCCGCGTGATGGGAAAGATTCGGGTCAAGGGCCAGGACATCTACGCACCCGGGACGGACGTCATCGACATAAGGCGCCGGATCGGCATGGTCTTCCAGAAGTCGAACCCCTTCCCGAAGTCGATCTTCGAGAACGTGGTCTACGGGCTGCGCATCGTGGGGGTACGGGACCGGGCCCGGCTCGACGAGGCCTGCGAGCGGAGCCTGCGGGGCGCCGCTCTCTGGGAAGAGGTCAAGGACCGGCTCAAGGACAGCGCCCTCAGCCTCTCCGGGGGTCAGCAGCAACGCGTCTGCATCGCGCGCGCGATCGCGGTGGAGCCCGAGATCCTGCTCATGGACGAGCCTTGCTCCGCCCTCGATCCCATTGCCACCGTCAAGATCGAGGAGCTGATCTACGCCCTCAAGGAAAAATACACGATCGTGATCGTGACCCACAACCTCCAGCAGGCGGCACGGGTTTCGGACCGGACGGCTTTCTTCTGGCTGGGTCGGCTGGTGGAGTACGGCTCCACCTCCGACCTCTTCACCAAGCCGCGGGAGAAGCTCACCGAGGACTACATTACGGGCCGGTTCGGTTAGAGACAGAGGCAGCCATGGAACGCCATCATTTCGAGGAAGAGCTCCAGAGCCTGAAGAACCGCCTCCTGACCATGGGGGCGCTGGTGGAGGAGCGCGTCCACCAGGCAGTAAGGGCCCTCATCGATCGCCAGCTGGAGGAGGCGGAGCAGGTCATCTGCTCCGACCAAGACGTCAACACGCTGCAGATCGAGATCGACGACCGCTGTCTGAAGCTCCTGGCTCTCCAGCAACCCATCGCCACCGACCTCCGCCTCATCACCGCGGCCATGAAGATCAACGCCGATCTGGAGCGCATTGGTGACCAGGCGGTGAACATCGCGGAGAACGTCATCAAGCTCCTTCCCCAAGCGCCCCTGAAGCCCCTGATCGACATCCCCCGCATGGCCGAGCTGGCGGAGAAGATGACCCGGGACGCCCTCGACGCCTTCGTGCGCAAGGACCCGGAGCTGGCCCGGAATGTGCTCCAGCGGGACGACGAAGTGGATAACCTGAAGGACCAGGTCTTCCGCGAGCTCCTTACCTACATGATGGCCGACCCCGGAACGATCCAGAGGGCCCTGGCCCTGATCCTCATCAGCCGCAACCTGGAGCGGATCGCCGACCATGCCACCAACATCGCGGAGGACGTGATCTTCCTGGTCGAGGCCAAGGACGTGCGTCATCACCACCAAGAGGAGCAACCAAAGTGAAGGCAGAGCGAGCCAGCGAGCGGACAGGGGAACGGCCGGCCCGGGCTGTGCCCGCCTCCGGCCCCGCCGCGGACAGCCGTCCGCGCGTGCTCCTCATCGAGGACGACGGTGACATCGCGGAGGCCATCGGCTACCAGCTCGAGAAGGTCGGCCTCCGCGTCAAGGTGGCACGCACGGGGGAGGAAGGCTTGGAGGGGGCGCGCCGGGGCGTGGACCTCGTGCTTTTGGACCTCAACCTGCCCGGCATGGACGGCCTCGAAGTCTGCCGAATGATCCGCCGCCAGACCACGACTGCCCACGTCCCCATCATCATCGTGTCCGCGCGGGCAGAGGAAGTGGACCGGGTGCTGGGCCTGGAGATGGGGGCCGACGACTACGTGGTCAAGCCCTTCAGCCTCAAGGAGCTGGCCGCTCGCTGCCGGGTCGCCCTGCGCCGGGCGAGCGGAGGGGGCGAACCGCCCCAGGGCTACCGGGACGAAAACTTCGAGGTGGAGTTCGACGCCTACGTTTTGCGTTACCGCGGCCAGGAGATCCGGCTCACCCGCAAGGAGTTCGAGCTCTTCCGCTCCCTCTTGGAGAGGCCGGGCCGGGTGCTCACACGCGAGCGCTTGCTGGAGCGGGTGTGGGGCTACGAGAGCGACGTGGAGACCCGCAGCATCGACGCCCATATCCGCCGCCTGCGCCTGAAGCTGGGGCCCGCCCGAAACCACATCGAGACCGTGGTGGGGCTGGGCTACCGGTTCGTCAAGTAGCCGAGAGCCGGGCGAAACCAATCCGCTGGATGCGGGGCTTGACCCTCGCTTGACCCCGGGATCATACTCGGCGCGAGGCGGAGCGCTTGCCGCTCTGCCCTCTCCAAACAGGAGGCCAGAATGAAGCCCACCCGCTTCAGCCTGGGCACGCTCGCTGCGGTTGCCCTCGCCTCGTCCCTCTTCGCCCAGTCGCAGGCCATGAACGGCACAATCGAAGGCGTCGTGCGCGACGCTACCGGCGCCGTCCTGGCGGGAGTCACGGTCACCGTGACCAGTGTCGATACCGGCACCCAGCGGGCGCCCGTCACCGACGCCAGCGGCACCTACCGCGCCCTGCTCCTCCCCCTCGGGAGCTACCGGGTGAGGGCGGAGCTCGACGGGTTCAAAGCCCTGGAGCGGACGGGCATCTCCCTGAGCGCGGGCCAGACCGCGGTCATCGACTTCGCGCTCGAGGTGGGCGGGGTCAGCGAGGTGGTGTCCGTCTCCGCCGAGGCCCCTGTGGCCGAGCCGGGCAAGATCGACCTCGGCCGGGTGATCACGGAGAACGAGGTGAAGAACCTGCCCCTCGTTTCCCGCAACCCCTACAACTTCGCCTTCCTACAGGCCAACGTTACCGGCTACGAGAACACCGAGTTCGGCGTCCCCCGCATCAACGCCAACGGGACGCAAATGCACACCAACTACCAGCTCGACGGGAACACCAACACCGAGAAGGACCGGGCGGGGCTGCGTCTGCTGCCCATCTCGGAGGTGGTGGTACGCGAGGTCCAGGTCATCACGAGCGGGTTTGCCCCCGAGTTCGGCCAGACCACGGGCATGGTCTACAACGCAGTGACGCCGTCGGGGACCAACCGCACCGAGGGCTCCCTAGGCTACCGCTATCGGCGGGCCGGACTGACGAGCGTCCCCTTCTTTCTTGCCCCCACCGCCCACAAGCCGGATAACAACATCGACAACATATTCGCCACCCTGGGCGGACCGCTGGTGAAGGACAAGTGGCACTACTACCTGGGCTACGAGTACGTCAACCAGGACCTGCGCGACAACACCAAGGTCATCGCCCCCGTGACCGTGGCCAGCGCCCCCGCCCTGGGCCTTTCCCCCGCCGCCGTCGCCGACGGGATCATCCCCACCAAGCAGAATGTGAGCTTCTTCATCGCCAAGACCGACTACGACCTCGGTCCCGCGAACAAGCTGACCGGGCGCTATTTCTTCTTCAAGAACTATTCGCCCTTCAACATTGCGGGGGATCTCAACACGTTGGAGCGTTCCACGGACTTCAACGACCGCATGGACTCGGCCGCCCTCCAACTCGTCTCCTCCATCGGCGCGGACCGACTCAACGAGCTCCGGTTCCAGTTCGCGCGCCGCCACCAGTTTCGGACGGCGAGCGCGGGGGCCGGGACCGGTCCCGCCGTGATCGTGAACGGAGTGGCCAACTTCGGGTCCCCCCTGGACGGGACCCAGAGCGCGGGCTTCGACTTCAGCCAGAGGATCTGGCAGCTCATCGACAACTTCACCTGGCTCAGGGGCCGCCACGGCTTCAAGGCCGGCTTCAACCTTCAGTTCATCAACGACGATCGCGTCAATACTCTGCGGCAGATCTACACGTTCGCGACGGTCTCTACCTACCTGGCGGCCAAGAGCGGAAGCAACCCGTTCAGCTACCTGAGCTTCCAGCAGGACCTGGGTGATCCTTCCGTCTCCTACAAGTCCGGCTTCTACGGCTTCTTCGTCCAGGACGACTTCCGGATCAGCCCCTCCTTCAAGCTGCTCTACGGCCTGCGCTACGATTTCTTCAACGTCCCCGACTCGCGGCCTTACGCCCCCAATCCCCTCTCCCTCAGCTTCAAAAAGGACAAGAACAACCTGGCCCCGCGGGCGGGCTTCGCCTGGACGCTCGACAAGGAGGCGAAGACGGTGCTGCGCGCTTCTTCCGGCATCATGTACGAGCCACCCCTGCTGAACTTCTACGAGGACTCCATCCTCCGAAACGGCGATCCCAAGTCCTTCACCACCACCCTGAGCCCGACTACCCCCGGCGCGCCTGGCTTCCCCGGCAATCTCGCCAACCAGCCGCCCGGCTTTAGGCTTCCAACCCAGAGCATCGTCGCCATGGACGCGGATTTCTCGACCCAGTACACCATTCTCACCAACGTCCAGATCGAGCGGGCGCTCACGAGCGACCTGGCGGTCAGCGTCGGCTACGTCAACTCCCTGGGCCGCAACCTGCCTGTGCTGATCAACACCAACCTGATCCCCACCGGAGCCACCCTCGGTGACGGCAGACCGATTTACTCCACGGCCGTCAACGCCCAGACCCGCGTGAACCCCGCCTTCAACCAGACCGACACCTTCCGCTCCATCGCCCGCGCCACCTACAACGCCCTCACCCTCATGCTGAACAAGCGCATGAGCCACGGCTTCCAGCTCCAAGCCTCCTACACGCTGGCCAAGGGAGAGGACAGCTCGCCCCTCACCGGCACCTATATCGTAGGGAGCAACGACGACCGGCTCTCCGACCCGTCGAACCTGGATCGCGACCTGGGACCGTCGCCCTTCAACCAGACCCACACCTTCATCCTGAGCTCGGTCATCGCTCCTCGGCGGGAGGGCCCCGGGCTGGGCAACGCGATCCTGAACAACAACCAACTCGCGATCATCGTTCAAGCCAACAGCGGCCTGCCGTTCAACATTCGCGCCAACCGGGACCTAAACCAGGATGGGCTCTCGAACGACCGCCCCCTGGGGATCCCCCGCAACTCGGGGAATTTGGGCCGGGTCTTCAACGTGGACGGTCGCTACTCGCGCTTCCTGCCCTTCGGCCGGGTTCGGGCCGAGCTGTTCGCGGAGGCCAAGAACCTGCTCAACACCCTGAACGTAGCCACGGTGAACCGGGTGGTGGCGGTGGACGCCGCCGGCAACCTGCTGTCGTCTTTGCCCTCGCCTTTCCCCGGTACCGGCGGCTACCAGCAGCGCCAGTTCCAGATCGGAGCGAAGGTCAGCTTCTGAACGCGTTCCGCTTGATCCAGAAACGACGCCGGGCTCTGGTTGGGGTTGCGGCGGTCGTGTATCGAAAGGGGTGCGACGGAGCCAGGAGGGCCGCCGGATATGCCTCGGGCGAGGAAGGCCTGGGGCAGTGGCGTGCCAACCCCTGCGCTGCTCCGTCCGTCTATTAGGTGGGGAAAGGTATCGATGCGACTCCTATTTACCGCCCTGCTGCTCCCGATCGCCGCAACCGTCTGTGGCCAGGACAACACCCACGCCTTTGACTATGACACCAAGGCCCCGCTCGACATTCGGGAAGTCGGCGTCGAGCATCGCGGCGACGTGGCCGTCCACGACCTTACCTACGCCAGCCCTAAGGGCGGCCGCGTTCCCGCCTACCTTGTGGTGCCCGATGGCAAGGGCCGATTCGCTACCGTCCTCTGGGGGCATTGGTATTGGCCAAACTCCGACTTCTTCAACAGGAACGAATTTCTCGATGAAGCTGTGATTCTCGCCAAGGCGGGGGTCGTTTCTCTGCTCACCACAGGGCCCGGCGCCCGCCCAGGCCACGTTGACGACAAGACGCCGCTGAGCGAACAACAGGCGACCGATCTCATCCAAGCCGTGGTGGACATGCGCCGAGGCGCCGATCTCCTGCTGGAACGGCAAGACGTCGATCCTCAGCGCCTAGCCTATGTGGGCCACAGCTATAACGCGGAAGTCGGCGGTTTCCTGAGCGGAATCGACAAGCGCTTCAAAGCCTTTGTTCTAATGGCGGGCCCGCTTTCCGACGAAGTCAATGCGCAATCCGACGAGTACAAGCGATACCGTCAAAAGGTGGGCCCCGAGAAGTTCGATAGCTTTGCGGCTAGGTACGAGTGGCTTGACCCCGGCAAATTCGTTTCCCGGGCCGCGCCCGCCATCGTCTTCTTGCAGTACGCAACCAAAGAGGACTTCCTCACCCCGGCGCGCGCCAAGCAATACGCTGCCATCGTCAGCGAACCCAAGCGCTTCAAGATGTACGAGGCGCCCCATGCACTCAATGCCGAAGCGCGGCGCGACCGCATCGCTTTTCTCACCGATCAACTCCAACTAAAGCCCCTGTCCCCAGACCTGGTGGCCGCGGTCCCCGACCTGCCCCAGCCACCCAGCCCCAGGCCCTAGCGGCCTCCCCCCTGCGCCGCGCGCCCTCCAAATCGTGGACTTGGACGGTGCCCGCGCATTTGTAGGCTCAAATCCGGGACTGACTTCACACTCCGGCCCCTAGATCTGGGACGGGCCCGCGCCCACGTCAGCGCCTCCGGCGGTGGGCAGCCAGGACCTCGTCCACGAAGTGGCCGGCGAGGCCGAGCGAGTTCCGGTACTCGAGGGCGGAGGCCAAGCGGCGGGGGGAGAGGTGACGGCGCACTTCCGGGTCTGCGCCCGCGGCCTCCCGGAAGGCCACCTTCTTCGCTCGGGCCTGCCGCGAAATCTGGAGGACGAGGGCGTGCGCGCGGTCGCGCCCGATCCTTTCCGCCAGGGCCATCATGACTGCTTCCGAGAGCACGACCCCCCCGCTGCGCTCCAGGTTGCGGCGCATGTTCTCGGGCTTCACCACCAGGGTAGCCAAGAGCCGCTGGCTGAGCTCGAGCTGGGCCCCCATGAGCAGGCAGATCTCGGGGGCGAAGGACCAAGCCGTCTCCCCCTGACGATGGTCGTCCTCCCCCTCGGAGTGGACGTAGTCCAGCACGACGCCTGCCCGCGCACGCAGCAGGCGTCCCAGGAGCACCACCGACCCCGAGGCCACCGGGTTCAGCTTGTGGGGCATGGCGGAGCTGCCCAGCTTACCCTCCGCGAACTCCGTCGCCTCGTCGATCTCGGTCTGCTGGAGGTTGTAGATGTTCTGGGCGATCTTGCCCAGGGTCGCGGAGAGCATGGCGAGCAGAAGGAAGAACTCCGCGAACCGGTCGCCCGCGGTTTTGGCCGGGATGCGGGGGACGCCCAGGCCCAGGCGCTTCAGCAAGCGGCTCTGCACGTAGAGGCCTTTTCGCCCGAGCGAGGCCATGGTGCCTACCGCTCCCCCGAACTCGCCCACCAGCACCCGGGGCCGGCTGGCCAGGAGCCGCTCTCGCTGGCGGATGATCTCGTCCAGCCAGACCGCGGCCTTGAACCCGAAGGTCAGGGGTAGCGCGTGCTGGCCGTGGGTACGGCCGGCCATCAAGGTGCCCCGATGGCGGTGGGCCAGGCCGGCCAAGAGGTTGGCCACCACGTCGAGGCCGGCCAGAACCACCGCGTAGGAGTCCTTGATCTGGAGGGCGGTCCCCGTGTCCATGATGTTCTTGCTGGTGGCGCCCCAGTGCACCCAGCGCGCGCTCTTGGGGGAAAGCACTCGGCGGAGCGCGTTCACCAGCGGCATCACAGGGTTCCAGGTGGTGTCGAACTCCCGCTTCATGGCCCGAAGGTCGAGCCGCTCGACCCGCGCCGCCCGGGCTATGGCCCGGGCGGCGGCCTTGGGCACAAGGCCCAGCTCCGCCTCCACCGCGGCCAGGGCCGCCTCCACGTCCAGCCATCGCTGGATCATGGCCCGATCGTCCCAGATGGCGCGCATGGCCGGGGAGCCGTAGCGGTCCTTCAGGTAGAAGGAGTCGAAAGCAGTGGAGGGCATTAGGCGCGGGCCTCGGAGGCGGGAAAGAGGGCCGTGATCAGAAGCCCGGCCGCGAAGACGCTCGTCGCCCCCACCACGTTGTACCAGAGAAAGTGGATGGGCGTCAGCCCCGCGACCAGGGCCACCGTAGCCATGCCGGCGAGGAGGCCGAAGAACGCGCCCCGCGCGGAGGCCCGAGGGGCGAGGACGGCGAGGGCGAAGACGCCCAGGATCGAGCCGTAGAAATAGGAGCCGAACCGGTTCACGACCTCGATCGCGGAGCCGAACCTACCTGCCTGGGACGCGATGAGGCAGGCGAAGCCGCCCCAGAAGGCGGTCATCAAACGCGAGGCCAGGAGATCCTGGGCGTCGGTCCCCGCCCGCCCCAAGAGCCTCTTGTAGAAGTCCACCATGCTCGCGGTGGCCAGGGAGTTGAGCTCGCCGGAGAGGGCGGACATGGCGGCGGCGAAGATGACCGCGATCACGAGGCCGGCCAGCCCGCGGGGCAGGTTAGCGAGGACGTAGGACGGGAATATGTAGTTGGTGTCGTTGTAGCGAGCCCCCCCGTTGAGCCTCTCCACGAGGCCCCGGGCCTCTCCCCGCGCCGCCTCAAGCTCGCGGTTGGCGGCGAGGTAGGCCTCGGGGGCGGCCGTTTGCGCCCGGTGGCGGGCCTCCGCGAGGGCCTCCGCCGCCGCCCGCCGGGCCGCCTGCGCCCGCTCGAACCGCTCCTTGACCACCGCCACCTCCCGGGGCGCCTCCCGCTCCAACCGCGCCAGGGCCACGTTGTTCCAGAGCAGGGGCGAGGCGTGGAAGTGGTAGAAGACGAAGACCAGCACCCCCGTGAGCAGGATAAGGAATTGCATGGGGACCTTGAGGAAGGCGTTGAAGAGCAGGGAGAGGCGGCTCTGGGTGAGGCTGCTTCCGGATAGGTAGCGCTGGACCTGGCTCTGGTCGCAGCCGAAATAGGAAAGCATCAGGAAGAGGCCGCCGATGAGGCCGCCCCAGAGGGTGTAGGGCGTGGTCAAGCTGGGGCTCGTGTCCATGATCTTCAGCCGGCCTGCGGTCTGGGCCAGGGCCAGGGCGTCGCGCAGGCCCACGTCGCCGGGGAGCTGGGCGATCGCCACCCCCACGCAAAGCAAGATCCCGAACCAGATCACGCCCATCTGCACCACGTCCGTCCAGATGACCGACTTGTTCCCCCCGTACAGCACATAGGCCACGGTGGAGCCCCCCATGAACAAGATGGTGGCCCCCTCGCTCCAGCCCAAGATGACGGAGAGAACGAGCGAGGGAGCGTAGAGCGTCACCCCCACGGCCAGGCCCCGCGACAGGAGGAACAGCAGGCTGGTCAGGGTACGGGTGCGGAGGTCGAAGCGCCGCTCCAGGTACTCGTAGGCGGTGAAGACCCGGGCCCGATAGAAGAAGGGCACCAACGTGAGGCAGAGGATCACCATCGCGAAGGGGAGCGCGAAGTAGACGACCAGGAAGCGCATGCCGTCGGTGTAGGCCTGACCGGTGGTGCCCACGAACGTGATAGCGCTGATCTGGGTGGCCATCACGGACAGGCCCACCGCCCACCACCGCATCCGCCGGCCGGCCAGGAAGAAGTCGTCGATCTTCCGGGTGCCCCGGCCCATGAACACGCCGAAGGTCACGATGCCGAGGACGTAACCCACGAGGACGACCCAGTCGATGGGGGTCACCCTCAGTATTTCCAGGATGAGAAGAGGGCGAGGAGACCCATTACGGACAGGGCGCAGAGGATGACCGCGGTGTAGATCCGGCGCCAGGTGCCGAAGACGGGCACCGGATCCTGGTCGTCGCCGGCCGGCGGGCTCCCGGGCGGGAGGGGTTCCATGCCTGAGGTCTCGCCCGCCGCGAAGCGGCGGGCCTAGAGCGAGGATACAGTAACCTGCCGCCCAGCGTCACCCGCGT
This DNA window, taken from Vicinamibacteria bacterium, encodes the following:
- the pstA gene encoding phosphate ABC transporter permease PstA, producing the protein MAIQITAHDRRRKVLSRLVEVACAGSVLAALTPLALVLYFVLSQGLPALSLGFFTNMPKPVGEPGGGMANAMIGTLILLGLAGALAVPVGIACAVYLAEYPKRRLAQAATFAADILNGVPSIVIGIFAYVIAVLPFRRFSALAGGFALGVMMIPIVVRTTEELLALVPPSLREGALALGATRGRATWSVILPAALPGIVTGVLVALARVAGETAPLLFTSFNNQFWSVRLDKPIASLTVQIFTYAIAPYEDWHRQAWAGAAVLIGAMLVFSVLARTVTRRLERMHRP
- the pstB gene encoding phosphate ABC transporter ATP-binding protein PstB — its product is MSPPEVSMSSDAPATAETGIRIRTEVKTTSAPAPEASVAIEIQGVGIAYGDNQVVHDVTMDISERQVTAFIGPSGCGKSTLLRCLNRMNDLIDSARVMGKIRVKGQDIYAPGTDVIDIRRRIGMVFQKSNPFPKSIFENVVYGLRIVGVRDRARLDEACERSLRGAALWEEVKDRLKDSALSLSGGQQQRVCIARAIAVEPEILLMDEPCSALDPIATVKIEELIYALKEKYTIVIVTHNLQQAARVSDRTAFFWLGRLVEYGSTSDLFTKPREKLTEDYITGRFG
- the phoU gene encoding phosphate signaling complex protein PhoU — encoded protein: MERHHFEEELQSLKNRLLTMGALVEERVHQAVRALIDRQLEEAEQVICSDQDVNTLQIEIDDRCLKLLALQQPIATDLRLITAAMKINADLERIGDQAVNIAENVIKLLPQAPLKPLIDIPRMAELAEKMTRDALDAFVRKDPELARNVLQRDDEVDNLKDQVFRELLTYMMADPGTIQRALALILISRNLERIADHATNIAEDVIFLVEAKDVRHHHQEEQPK
- a CDS encoding TonB-dependent receptor is translated as MKPTRFSLGTLAAVALASSLFAQSQAMNGTIEGVVRDATGAVLAGVTVTVTSVDTGTQRAPVTDASGTYRALLLPLGSYRVRAELDGFKALERTGISLSAGQTAVIDFALEVGGVSEVVSVSAEAPVAEPGKIDLGRVITENEVKNLPLVSRNPYNFAFLQANVTGYENTEFGVPRINANGTQMHTNYQLDGNTNTEKDRAGLRLLPISEVVVREVQVITSGFAPEFGQTTGMVYNAVTPSGTNRTEGSLGYRYRRAGLTSVPFFLAPTAHKPDNNIDNIFATLGGPLVKDKWHYYLGYEYVNQDLRDNTKVIAPVTVASAPALGLSPAAVADGIIPTKQNVSFFIAKTDYDLGPANKLTGRYFFFKNYSPFNIAGDLNTLERSTDFNDRMDSAALQLVSSIGADRLNELRFQFARRHQFRTASAGAGTGPAVIVNGVANFGSPLDGTQSAGFDFSQRIWQLIDNFTWLRGRHGFKAGFNLQFINDDRVNTLRQIYTFATVSTYLAAKSGSNPFSYLSFQQDLGDPSVSYKSGFYGFFVQDDFRISPSFKLLYGLRYDFFNVPDSRPYAPNPLSLSFKKDKNNLAPRAGFAWTLDKEAKTVLRASSGIMYEPPLLNFYEDSILRNGDPKSFTTTLSPTTPGAPGFPGNLANQPPGFRLPTQSIVAMDADFSTQYTILTNVQIERALTSDLAVSVGYVNSLGRNLPVLINTNLIPTGATLGDGRPIYSTAVNAQTRVNPAFNQTDTFRSIARATYNALTLMLNKRMSHGFQLQASYTLAKGEDSSPLTGTYIVGSNDDRLSDPSNLDRDLGPSPFNQTHTFILSSVIAPRREGPGLGNAILNNNQLAIIVQANSGLPFNIRANRDLNQDGLSNDRPLGIPRNSGNLGRVFNVDGRYSRFLPFGRVRAELFAEAKNLLNTLNVATVNRVVAVDAAGNLLSSLPSPFPGTGGYQQRQFQIGAKVSF
- a CDS encoding response regulator transcription factor produces the protein MKAERASERTGERPARAVPASGPAADSRPRVLLIEDDGDIAEAIGYQLEKVGLRVKVARTGEEGLEGARRGVDLVLLDLNLPGMDGLEVCRMIRRQTTTAHVPIIIVSARAEEVDRVLGLEMGADDYVVKPFSLKELAARCRVALRRASGGGEPPQGYRDENFEVEFDAYVLRYRGQEIRLTRKEFELFRSLLERPGRVLTRERLLERVWGYESDVETRSIDAHIRRLRLKLGPARNHIETVVGLGYRFVK
- a CDS encoding adenylosuccinate lyase family protein, whose protein sequence is MPSTAFDSFYLKDRYGSPAMRAIWDDRAMIQRWLDVEAALAAVEAELGLVPKAAARAIARAARVERLDLRAMKREFDTTWNPVMPLVNALRRVLSPKSARWVHWGATSKNIMDTGTALQIKDSYAVVLAGLDVVANLLAGLAHRHRGTLMAGRTHGQHALPLTFGFKAAVWLDEIIRQRERLLASRPRVLVGEFGGAVGTMASLGRKGLYVQSRLLKRLGLGVPRIPAKTAGDRFAEFFLLLAMLSATLGKIAQNIYNLQQTEIDEATEFAEGKLGSSAMPHKLNPVASGSVVLLGRLLRARAGVVLDYVHSEGEDDHRQGETAWSFAPEICLLMGAQLELSQRLLATLVVKPENMRRNLERSGGVVLSEAVMMALAERIGRDRAHALVLQISRQARAKKVAFREAAGADPEVRRHLSPRRLASALEYRNSLGLAGHFVDEVLAAHRRRR
- a CDS encoding sodium:solute symporter, coding for MTPIDWVVLVGYVLGIVTFGVFMGRGTRKIDDFFLAGRRMRWWAVGLSVMATQISAITFVGTTGQAYTDGMRFLVVYFALPFAMVILCLTLVPFFYRARVFTAYEYLERRFDLRTRTLTSLLFLLSRGLAVGVTLYAPSLVLSVILGWSEGATILFMGGSTVAYVLYGGNKSVIWTDVVQMGVIWFGILLCVGVAIAQLPGDVGLRDALALAQTAGRLKIMDTSPSLTTPYTLWGGLIGGLFLMLSYFGCDQSQVQRYLSGSSLTQSRLSLLFNAFLKVPMQFLILLTGVLVFVFYHFHASPLLWNNVALARLEREAPREVAVVKERFERAQAARRAAAEALAEARHRAQTAAPEAYLAANRELEAARGEARGLVERLNGGARYNDTNYIFPSYVLANLPRGLAGLVIAVIFAAAMSALSGELNSLATASMVDFYKRLLGRAGTDAQDLLASRLMTAFWGGFACLIASQAGRFGSAIEVVNRFGSYFYGSILGVFALAVLAPRASARGAFFGLLAGMATVALVAGLTPIHFLWYNVVGATSVFAAGLLITALFPASEARA